A genome region from Ammoniphilus oxalaticus includes the following:
- a CDS encoding glycerophosphodiester phosphodiesterase, whose amino-acid sequence MNLCMAHRGWSSRAPENTMAAFELAFKQPEVEAIELDVQVTKDGELVVIHDFTVDRTTNGTGRVADFRYTELAQLDAGRWFDTAFAGERIPRLSEVLQAARGRCKINVELKTAGDRYPNIERLTLEEVYWVGMEHDVCLTSFDHHVIKKVRRYDQRIVTGLIFSGLPLLVKEQLKEAGASVVSMDYQYLTRPFIEALERHQFGIIAWTVNEAASIQQLMGMSSTIQICVNDPQLVIEQWKQG is encoded by the coding sequence GTGAATCTATGTATGGCCCACCGCGGTTGGTCGAGTCGAGCCCCAGAAAATACGATGGCCGCTTTCGAATTAGCGTTTAAACAACCCGAAGTAGAAGCGATTGAGCTAGATGTTCAAGTAACGAAAGACGGCGAGCTTGTCGTCATCCATGACTTCACAGTTGATCGGACGACAAACGGAACAGGGCGAGTAGCTGACTTTCGTTATACGGAGTTGGCCCAGCTTGATGCTGGACGTTGGTTTGACACCGCTTTTGCGGGTGAACGGATACCTCGATTAAGCGAAGTGTTGCAGGCGGCGCGCGGTAGATGCAAGATCAATGTGGAGCTGAAAACAGCGGGGGATCGCTATCCGAATATTGAACGGTTGACATTGGAAGAAGTATATTGGGTGGGCATGGAACACGATGTATGTCTCACTTCATTCGATCACCACGTCATTAAAAAGGTGAGGCGCTACGATCAGCGAATCGTAACGGGCTTAATCTTTAGCGGCTTACCGCTATTAGTTAAAGAACAATTAAAAGAGGCGGGAGCTTCGGTCGTTTCGATGGATTATCAGTATTTAACCCGCCCGTTTATTGAGGCCTTGGAACGTCATCAATTTGGAATCATCGCTTGGACCGTTAATGAGGCGGCAAGCATCCAACAACTG